One window of the Methylovirgula sp. HY1 genome contains the following:
- a CDS encoding F0F1 ATP synthase subunit B' has translation MATSAEHGHMTGTQVPAAGESAFPPFDPANFAPLLVWLVLTFGALYLLMSKFALPRIGVILHDRHAKIEGDLSAAFARRTAADQASADYQKTLADAKARAQALAQETHARLAAEAEAKRHSLEADLGAKIAAGEAQIETMKTKAMANVEQIAHDTAAAIVEHLTGKPADAKAIAAALATMKS, from the coding sequence ATGGCGACCAGCGCTGAGCATGGCCATATGACGGGCACGCAAGTACCGGCGGCGGGAGAAAGCGCATTTCCGCCTTTCGACCCGGCCAATTTCGCACCTCTGCTCGTCTGGCTCGTCCTGACCTTCGGCGCGCTTTATCTGCTGATGTCTAAGTTTGCGCTGCCGCGTATCGGGGTGATCCTGCATGACCGGCACGCCAAGATCGAGGGTGATCTCAGCGCCGCTTTTGCCAGACGCACGGCCGCCGACCAAGCTTCCGCCGACTATCAAAAGACCCTCGCCGACGCCAAGGCGCGCGCCCAAGCGCTGGCGCAAGAGACCCATGCGAGATTGGCGGCCGAAGCGGAAGCCAAGCGCCATTCGCTCGAAGCCGATCTCGGCGCCAAGATTGCCGCAGGCGAGGCACAAATCGAAACGATGAAGACCAAAGCCATGGCGAATGTCGAGCAGATCGCCCATGACACGGCCGCGGCCATCGTCGAACATCTGACTGGCAAGCCGGCCGACGCGAAAGCGATCGCCGCCGCTCTCGCCACCATGAAATCCTAA
- a CDS encoding F0F1 ATP synthase subunit C: MNPEAARYLGAGIAAIGMGAAAIGVGLIFGNYLAGALRNPTASDAQFGRAFIGAALAEGLGIFAFLVAILLLFVLK, encoded by the coding sequence ATGAATCCCGAAGCAGCTAGATATTTGGGGGCCGGCATTGCCGCGATCGGCATGGGCGCCGCCGCGATCGGCGTCGGCTTGATTTTCGGTAATTACCTTGCCGGCGCTTTGCGCAATCCGACGGCATCGGACGCCCAGTTCGGACGCGCCTTCATCGGCGCGGCGCTGGCTGAAGGCCTCGGGATCTTCGCCTTTCTGGTCGCGATCCTTCTGTTGTTCGTGCTGAAGTGA
- a CDS encoding F0F1 ATP synthase subunit A, which produces MDPIHQFAIQSIVDWHPFGVNASFTNASLFMVIVVAAIALLMLAGTRSRAIVPGRLQSMAEMTYEFVASTVRLTAGQAGMRFFPFIFSLFMFVLVSNLVGLFPYTFSVTSQIVVTFALAILVNGLVLVYGFYKHGLHFLRLFVPSGVTIVLLPFVVMIEILSFAARPISLSVRLFGNILAGHITLKIMGGFVAALLGAGVFAIIAPLPLIATVIFMALELLVAVLQAYVFAILSCVYINDAIHPGH; this is translated from the coding sequence ATGGATCCGATCCACCAATTCGCGATCCAGTCGATCGTCGACTGGCATCCGTTCGGCGTCAATGCCAGCTTCACCAATGCTTCGCTGTTCATGGTGATCGTCGTCGCGGCGATTGCCCTGTTGATGCTCGCGGGCACGCGTTCGCGCGCGATCGTGCCTGGCCGGCTGCAGTCGATGGCGGAGATGACCTATGAATTTGTCGCCTCGACCGTGCGGCTCACGGCGGGACAGGCGGGGATGCGCTTCTTTCCCTTCATTTTCAGCCTGTTCATGTTCGTGCTCGTGTCCAATCTCGTCGGACTCTTTCCCTATACTTTCTCGGTCACGAGTCAGATCGTCGTGACCTTCGCGCTCGCCATTTTGGTGAACGGGCTGGTATTGGTCTATGGCTTCTATAAGCACGGGCTGCATTTCCTTCGCCTCTTCGTGCCTTCTGGCGTGACGATCGTGCTGCTGCCCTTCGTGGTGATGATCGAGATCCTCTCTTTCGCCGCGCGGCCGATCAGCCTCTCGGTTCGTCTTTTCGGCAACATCCTCGCCGGCCATATCACGCTGAAAATCATGGGCGGCTTCGTCGCCGCTCTGCTCGGTGCCGGCGTCTTCGCCATCATCGCGCCGCTGCCGCTGATCGCCACCGTCATTTTCATGGCGCTCGAACTGCTCGTCGCAGTGCTGCAAGCCTATGTCTTCGCCATTCTCTCTTGCGTCTATATCAACGACGCAATTCATCCGGGCCACTGA
- a CDS encoding AtpZ/AtpI family protein: MNDNERGRRSAIRDATDQEQAGGNKAGRKEASPDETSTFETREDAALKARLASLSSALDARQRDTTASESNAADLAGQSLGKAINLGLRVLTEFVAAIVVGAVIGWQLDTWFHTKPFLLILFLGLGTAAGFVNVYRLAASPTGPKRGTED, from the coding sequence GTGAATGACAACGAGCGGGGCCGGCGCAGCGCGATACGCGACGCTACGGACCAAGAGCAGGCTGGCGGAAATAAGGCGGGCCGAAAGGAAGCGAGCCCAGACGAGACGAGCACATTTGAAACCCGCGAAGATGCCGCCCTAAAAGCGCGGCTCGCGAGTCTCTCGAGCGCGCTCGACGCAAGGCAAAGAGACACGACAGCAAGCGAAAGCAATGCAGCCGATCTCGCGGGCCAATCGCTCGGCAAAGCGATCAACCTCGGCCTTCGTGTGCTGACTGAATTCGTGGCCGCTATCGTTGTCGGCGCCGTCATCGGTTGGCAGCTCGACACTTGGTTTCATACCAAGCCGTTCCTGCTGATCCTCTTCTTGGGGCTCGGGACCGCGGCAGGGTTCGTTAATGTCTATCGCCTCGCCGCCAGTCCGACCGGACCCAAGCGGGGCACAGAAGATTAG